The following proteins are encoded in a genomic region of Nicotiana sylvestris chromosome 4, ASM39365v2, whole genome shotgun sequence:
- the LOC138890225 gene encoding uncharacterized mitochondrial protein AtMg00810-like, whose product MIKYKASGEVEIFKARLVAKGYSQREGLDSGETFSLMAKMVTMRSVVDVAALKHWFKMKDLGELKFFLGFEFARSNKGILMSQRKEGNATTDEVLRDLSVYQRLVGKLLYLTMTIPDISFVVLVLSQFMHYPKLLIWKQY is encoded by the exons ATGATTAAGTACAAGGCTTCAGGTGAGGTTGAGATATTCAAAGCTCGACTAGTGGCTAAAGGATATAGTCAGAGAGAAGGGCTAGACTCTGGAGAGACATTCTCCCTTATGGCCAAGATGGTCACAATGAGATCTGTTGTTGATGTTGCTGCTTTAAAGCATTG GTTCAAAATGAAGGATCTAGGAGAATTAAAGTTCTTTCTAGGATTTGAATTTGCAAGATCCAATAAGGGAATTCTAATGAGCCAAAGAAA AGAAGGAAATGCTACTACTGATGAAGTGCTAAGAGATCTTAGTGTTTATCAGAGACTAGTTGGGAAACTGCTATACCTAACTATGACCATACCTGATATCTCATTTGTAGTATTGGTCTTGAGTCAGTTTATGCACTATCCTAAACTTCTCATATGGAAGCAGTATTAA
- the LOC138890226 gene encoding uncharacterized protein translates to MYLLSRLPSKVVGYKSPFEMLYLQSPSLSHLRVFRCLCYATTSKVLDKFSPKSVPVVLMGYSSTQKSYLQHELPSKTFLVTHENPTMPVTPSSSSLYSEADNLLDLHLPQTSDAAEINSEEELIPTLNNHVSIVEVPYPDAINSEPFARCRRSSRPGKPHIWLQDYVTKIQRSKCSFIISAHVDYSHIFPAYRQALSAYSAASEPTISRRLHFILDGWRPCNLNYMFWKKTRHGLL, encoded by the exons ATGTATCTATTGAGCAGACTTCCATCTAAAGTTGTTGGGTACAAATCACCCTTTGAGATGCTTTATTTGCAGTCTCCTTCTCTTTCACATTTGAGAGTCTTTAGGTGTCTTTGCTATGCTACCACTTCTAAGGTGCTAGATAAGTTCTCACCTAAGTCTGTCCCTGTTGTACTCATGGGGTACTCTTCAACACAGAAAAGCTATCTGCAACATGAACTACCCTCCAAAACCTTCCTA GTAACTCATGAAAATCCTACAATGCCAGTCACTCCAAGTTCATCATCCTTGTACTCAGAAGCTGATAATCTCTTAGACCTTCATTTGCCGCAGACATCTGATGCTGCTGAAATTAATTCAGAAGAAGAGCTTATTCCAACACTTAACAATCATGTGTCTATTGTTGAGGTTCCTTATCCTGATGCAATTAATAGTGAACCCTTTGCAAGATGTAGAAGATCTTCAAGACCAGGCAAACCACATATTTGGCTGCAGGACTATGTCACAAAGATACAAAGATCCAAGTGCAGTTTTATCATCTCTGCGCATGTGGACTATTCTCACATCTTTCCTGCATATAGACAAGCACTCTCAGCTTATTCAGCAGCTTCAGAACCAACCATTTCAAGGAGGCTGCATTTTATCCTAGATGGATGGAGGCCATGCAACTTGAATTACATGTTTTGGAAGAAAACAAGACATGGACTATTGTAG